GCTCGCGAGGACGCCGTACCGCTCCAGGTCGACGCGCTCGCCGCGGGCGAACCCCTGGCCGGGCAGCGTGGCCTCGTGGTCGAAGCCGGCCTTCTCCAGCACGCGCGCCGAAGCGTCGTTGAACGCGAACACGCGGGCCCAGACCTTGCCGAGGCGGCGCTCCTCGAAGCCGTACGCGACCATCCGCCGGACGGCCTCGGTGGCGTACCCCTCTCCCCAGTGGTCGGGGTGGAAGAAGTACGCGAGTTCGGTCGTCCCCCACTCCTCGCTGAACTGCCGGAAGCTGACGGTCCCGACGCGCTCGCCGTCGACTCGCAGGCAGAACTGGACGCCGTCCTCGCCGAGGGACTCGAACCACTCGCGCTCGTCGGCCATGTTGACCGGCTCGGTCGCCGCCAGCCCCTCGCGCACCTCGGGGTGGTTGATCAGGTCGCGGAAGAACTCCAGATCGTCCTCCTCGATCGGGTGAAAGGTCACCCGCTCGGCCTCCATGAACACCGGTCCGCTCATGCTCGCCGCGACGCCGGCGAAGGCCTTCAGCGTTCCTCCGCCGTGGTATCCTGTCGCACCAGCGGAGCGACGGACTCCTACGGTAACTCGCGCACGCGGGCGAGCATCTCGTCTAAGTCGGTCGGACAGGCCGCCAGCGAGTAGCCGTCGATGCGGGCGAGTTCGCCGGCGTGTTGCCAGACGCTCTCGTCGTCCAGTCCCTGGAGGACGACGGCGTTGGGCGTCGGGTTCAGCACGCGCAGGGCGACCATCGCGCCCTCGCCGCTGGTGACGTTGGTGAACACGAGGGCGCGGTTGGTCGACTGGCCGTACAGGCGGTAGAACTCCTCGGACGACAGCCTGGAGATGGCCTGGATGCTGTCGATGACGGTGTGGCCGGCGACGGTCTCCTGGGCGCCGGAGACGATCTCGGTGGCGCCGATGGCGTCGTAGAAGTCGCCGACCGGGACGGCCGTGGGGTACTCGCGGAGGTCGTGGACGATGTCGGCGTCGAACCCCGCCGAGAGGACGCGGGCGTGCTGGCGGATGTGGCTGCCCCCGCGGCGCTCGTCGATGGTCAACAGCGCCTCGACGGTGCGTTTGACGACGCCGATGCCCGGGCTCTCGCGGCGGCCGCTCTCGTAGTCCGAGACGACCGAGGGCGAGACGCCGAGCTGGTCGGCCAGCTCCGTCTGGGCGACTTCGAAGTCGGTGCGCCACTTCCGGAGGGTCCCGCCGGGGTCGTCGCTCAGGGCGATCTCGCCCGCGATCTTCTCGGCCAACTCGCGGCGCTCTCCCATTTGCCCGAGCATCGACGACTGACGATAAAAGCGTGTCGAACCGCCGAGAGCGGCCCGTCTCCCCCGACTCCGCCGCTTTAGTCCGCCGAGAGGTGGCCGCCCGCCAGCCCGCCGACCGCGCCGAACACCAGCGGATACGCGAGCCCCGCCAGCAGGACGGCGGTCACGAGCGCGGGACCGGCCGAGGGGCCGTCGCCGCTCCCGATCGCGAACACGACGGCGCCCGCCAGCGACAGCGGGAGATACCCCAGCGCGACGGCGGCGCCGTTGCGGGCGGCCGTCGCCGGCTCGCCGGCGGTGTTCCAGGCCGCGACCGCGCCCGCGAGGACCAGCAGGACCGGCGGGAGGGCGAACAGCGCGGTCAGCGCCGCCTCCTCGGCGCCGGCGACGAGGTTCACCGACCGCTGGCCGAGCAGCGATATCTGGACGGCGACGTTGTGCGCGTTGTAGAACAGCCACCCGACGAGCTTCCAGGCGACCGGATCGCCGGTGAACACCTCCAGCACGCCCGAGCCGAACGAGTTCTGGATCGAGCTCCCGTGCAAGAGATACACGACGAGATAGCCGAGTATCCACGCGGCGATTCCCCCTGCCAGCCCGCGACCGGCCGCTCGTTTCGCATCCGTGTCTACCATACACCCCACCGTGCGAGGCCTGCGGAAAATGCTTTCTGGCGTGGCGACGCCGACTCGCTCGCCGGTCGGTCGCCCGCGCTGGCCGCGCTCCGGCCGGTCGAACCGCGGTACGCGGTGGCTACCTTTGGGCGTGGCGCCCGGGTCGCCGCCATGGTCGCGCCCGCCGCGCCCGTTCCGCTCCAGACCGAGACGGGGACGCCGGGGAACGGGACAGCCACGCCCGGCGTCGGCCCGGCGGAACTGGTCGAGTTCGCACCGGTGGTCGTCCGCGGCGCGTGGTTCCTCCTGACGGCGACCGTCGTCCTCGTCGTCGGCCTGTTCGTCGTCGAGCCGCTGATCGCCCGCGTGGTCCGGAGACGGAACCGCGGCAACCCCACGATACAGGACGCCATCACCCGCTACGTCCGCCTGCTCGTCTTCGCCGTCGCGGCCGTCGTCGGCGCGGGCGTGGCCGGTCTCGCGAACGTCCTCACGAGTTCGGCGCTGGTCGTCGCCGCGGCGACGCTCGCGGTCGGCGTCGCCGCGCAAACCGTCGTCGGCTCGCTCGTCGGCGGGCTCGTCCTCGTGTTCGACCCGGAGTTCAGCGTCGGCGACTACATCGAGTGGGACGACGGCGAGGGCACCGTCGAGGCGATCACCCTCCGGGTCACCCGCGTCGAGAGCCCCGACGGCGCGCTGGTGACCGTCCCTAACACCGTCCTGACGAGCCAGGCGATCACCCGCCCGTTCGGCCGCGGCCGCTGCCGCGTCGTCGAGCGGGTCGACATCGACTACGCCGACGACCCCGACCGCGCGACCGAGATCCTCGAATCCGTCGCTCGCGGGCTCGACGGCGCCGCCGACCGGCCGGAACCGGTGGCGTTCGTCGACGAACTCGGCGACGGGGTGGTCCGCCTCCGAACCCACTTCTGGCTCGAAGACGCCCGCCAGCCGGCGGTGTTCGAAGCCAGGTCCGCGTTCGCCCAGGGAGTCAGACGACGGTTCGACGAGGCCGGCATCACCGTCAGCCCCGCGTCGGAACACGAACTCCGCGGGCGGATAGCCGTCGACGACGAACGGTGAGCGCCGGGACGACACCGCACCACCGCACCACCGCACCACCGCACCACCGCGACACCGCAGCGCCGGCTCGACGGCGACCGCGGCTCAGTCGTCGGCCCCGTCCGGGCGACCGCCGGGCCGGTCGTCGCCGGCCCCGGTGCCGCTCGGCGCGCTCCAGCTCAGCTCGACCGTCCACCGGCGCTCGTCACCGTCGCCCGCCGCGTACTCAACGAGGTCGACGTCGCCGGCCGGTTTCGGCCGCCCCTCGCGGTCGGGGTCGGCCCTCGCGGCTTCGTAGCGGGCGGTGAGCTGTTCGTCCAGTCCACGGAGGTACGCGTCGAGTTCCGCGAGGACTCGCTTTCCCCACCGGAACCCGCGAAGTGACGATGGCCGTCCTGACGGACGAACACGTCCCGAGTGTGTTTATCACGACGCTCCGGTCGAACGGCCACGAGGTCGTCCACGCGGGACTCGTGGTGTACACCGACGCGAACTATCTCCGAGATGATCCGGAGGACGCCGTTCGAACGCTCGAACGCGTCTTCGCTCACTATCCGCCCGAGGAACTGCACGGCGGGCTCGTCTGGCTGGACCAGTGGCGGTAGCTCCGAAACCACTAACCCCCTCACACGCTTCTCTCCCGCCAATGGACTGGACGGAGAAATACCGGCCGTCGTCGCTCGACGAGATCCGCGGGAACGACAAGGCCCGCGACGCCCTCCAGGAGTGGGCGGACACCTGGGACGACCACCGGGAAGCGGTCGTGCTCCACGGCTCGCCGGGGATCGGCAAGACCTCCGCGGCGCACGCGCTGGCCGGCGACGAGGGGTGGGCGACCATCGAACTCAACGCCTCGGACTCGCGGACGAAGGACGTGATCGAGCGGGTCGCCGGCGAGGCCGCCAAATCGGGGACGCTCACCGCCGGCGAGGCCGGCCGCCGCGTCGTCATCCTCGACGAGGCCGACAACCTCCACGGCAACGTCGACCGCGGCGGGTCGGCGGCGATCACCTCGCTGGTCAAGGAGGCCAGCCAGCCGATGATCCTCATCGCCAACGACTTCTACGAGATGTCTTCGGGCCTCCGCAACGCCTGCCGGGAGATCGAGTTCCGCGACGTGTCCAAGCGGTCGATCGTGCCCGTCCTCCGGGACCTCTGCCGGAAGGAGGGCGTCGAGTACGACGACGCCGCGCTCGACCAGATCGCCGAGATGAACAGCGGCGACCTGCGGGGTGCGATCAAGGACCTCCAAGCGATGGCCGAGGGTCGCGACCGCATCGGCGCCGACGACGTGGTGACGGGCGAGCGCGACAAGACACAGGGGGTGTTCGACTACCTCGACACGGTGATCAAGGAGGCCGGCGCGGAGGAGGCGCTGAAGGCCTCCTACGACGTGGACGAGACGCCCGACGACCTGATCAACTGGATCGAGGACAACATGCCCAAGGACTACGAGGGCGAGGAGCTGGCGGTCGCCTACGACTTCCTCTCGAACGCGGACCGCTGGCTCGGTCGCGTGCGCGCGACGCAGAACTACACGTTCTGGCGCTACGCCGGCGACAACATGACCGCCGGCGTGGCCGCCGCGCGCCGCGAACCCAAGGGCGGGTGGACCCGCTACGGCCCCCCCAGTTACTGGTCGAAGCTCGGCCGCTCGCGGGGGACCCGGAACAAACGGGACTACGTCGCACGGCGGATCGCCGAGGCCGGCGGCGTCAGCATGTCGACGGCTCGTCGGGAGATCCTGCCCCATCTGTCGGTGATGACCCACCACTGCAAGAACCGCGAGCTGACCGTCGCGATGGCGGCGAAGTACGAACTGGAAGCCAAGCACGTCTCCTTTATCACCGGCAGCGGCGAGGACACTAACAAGGTCCAGTCGATCGTCGAGGACGCCGAGCGCCTGCGCGAGGAGCGAGCCGTCGAGAACGCCGGCGGCGCCTTCGAGAACGCCCGATCGGGCGAGACCGACGAGGGCGATGGCAGCGACGCCGAAGCGGCCGACGAGGGGGACGCCGAGGGCCAGCCCCCCCAGGCGTCGCTCGACGGGTCGGGGAGTGCGAGCGAGACGGCAGCGGAGGAGGTCGGCGACGAGCCCGACGAGCCGGCCGACGAGGACGACTCTCAGTCGGGGCTCTCAGATTTCATGTAGGCGTCACCCTGGGCGGACCCGTCGAACTGCCGACGCAGGGTCACTGGCGTGGTCCGTCGAGGACCCCGGGCGTGATAAGCAGGTTGTCGAAGGCCGCCCACCCGGAGTAGTGGTAGCCGACCAGCCGGAAGGTGAAGCCCGACAGCTCGGTATCGGTGATAATCGCCTGTTCCCCGGTGGAGTCGACGGTCGCGGTGATCCGCCCGTCGGCGTCCCAGGTCACGCGCAGGGGCTGCCACGACCCCCGCTCGAAGGCACCGTCGCTGTTGCGCTGGACGACAGGCTTGCTCGAGTCGGCGGACGAGAACTTGTCGTGATGTCGGCTGACTTCGACGAACTCGCCCTTGAAGTTGCTCCTGGCCTTGATCTCGTACCCGCGGTCGGTCTCCGGGTCGTACTGGAGGAAGACGTCGAGCCCGGACATCCCGGAGACGTACAGGTCGACCGTGAGCGTCAGCGGCGGTTCGAGCGAGACCGCCTGGACGGGCTCGAGATACCGCGATTCCGTCCGGTGTTTGACGGCGTACTCGCCGCGGCTCGGGTCCGAGACGACGTGGTACGACTCCGTGTCGTCGTCCCCGCTGGGAAACTGTGTCACCGAGAAGTCGTCGAGCGTCCCGTCCTCGAAGTCGCTCTCCCAGAGCGGGGCCGACGCCGTGGCAGTCGCGGGTTCGGACGGTGCCGGTGCCGGTGTCGGCGTGGGCGTCCCGGTCGTGGACGGTGTCGAGGTCGCGGTCGGCGTCGATGTCGGCGGCACGAACGTCTCCAGCGTCGTCACCGACTCCTCGCTTGGGACGTACAGCACGCGGATCGTCACCGCCGGTCCGACCGACCGCTCCCAGTTGACGGTCGCCGGCCCAACCTCGGCGGCGCTCCCCTCCTCGACCGACTGGTCGGCCGTTTCGCTCGTGGAACCCAGTTCGCTCCACGTGGCGCGCGTCCCGTCGACCGTCTCGATCACCAGATCGCTCGCGGGGATCCCGTCTCCGCCGGCGTGCGTCGCGGTGAGAGACCCGTTCGCGGAGTCGTACTCGAACTCGAACCTGGCCGAACGAGCCGTCTCGGGCCCTCCGAACAGGTCGGCACATCCGCCCAGTCCCGTCGCGAAACCTACGATCCCCGTCCCCACGAATCGCCGTCGACCGAATCCGTCAGCCGTCATTCCGCGTACCTGTGTCGTATCCGCTAATAATGTTTTCCGTTCGTAACGTCGGCGTGTGGTCCGTCGGTCGGTCACCGGCGGGGTCGAACCAGTGAACCGTCAGGGTTCGCCCGGCGCAGCGCGGTCCGCGCTCCCGGGCTCGTACCGCCAGCCGCGGTACATGAAGTAGAGCCCGACGACGAGCGAGAGAAGCGAGAGCGCGTCGAGGCCGTAGTTCAGCGCCGTGCCGGTCGGGAGCGGTCCGTCCTGCGTGACCTGCAGGAGTCCGTAGGCGAGCCAGGTGAGACACGCACCGACGTAGATCCGCAGTTTCCGGCCGGATAGCTCGCCGCGCCGGTACCGGACCGCGATCAGGCCGAGCAGGAGGAGATACGCGGCGACCAGCCCGTAGTCGACGATGTCGGGGACCATGTGGGGGCGTTGCGCGGCAGTCGGTAAGTGTCTGTGGGATGACCGAACGGGGTCGGCGGCGCGTCAGTCGGCGCGTTGGGCGCCGAAGCCGCCGGTGTCGACGATCACGCGGTTGGTGAGGACCGCGAGCCCGGCGACGGCGGCAGCGAGCAGTACCGTCGTGGCGTCGCCGTAGAGGTCGGGGAGGCCCCACTTCTGACGGCTCAACACCATGGCGACGTACAACAGCGCCGCTGCGACGGCGGTGACCGCGCGGAAACGCAGCAGGTTCGCGGGTTCGACGGCGTCCTCACTCCAGACGAGCAGCGCGACGAACGCGGCCAGGAGGGTGAACGAGACGGCGTAGTAGACGACCTGGTTGGTCGGCGGGTGGTCGAAGACGGCGAGGAACTCGAAGACGGCGACTAGCGCGACGAGGCCGCCGCCGAGGCCGACGACGGTCCGAACGACGTGGGTTCCCGGGGTATCGAACATCCGGACGGTCGCGTAGACGAGCAGCGCGAAGATCAGCGTCGCGGTCGTGAAGTGGGCGATCATGATGGCGGGATTGAACCCGCGAGGGAACATGCCGCCGGCGGTCGTCGTGATTCCGCCGAGGACGATCTGGACGGGGAGGATCGCGATGGCGGCGGTGACGGCGTAGCGGATCCGGCGGTCGTCCTGCCAGCGCCAGACGCCGTAGAGCCACCCCAGCAGCAGGAAGCCGACGACCATCGCGACGAAGCGGTGGAACCACTCGAAGAAGCTCGCCCAGTTGGCCGGGAACAGCCCCATCCAGCCGTTGCACAGCGGCCACCGCGTCCCGCAGGAGAGTCCGCCACCGGTCGATCCGGTGTGCAGCCCCAGCAGGATGAGGACGAAGGTGAGCGCCGTCGTGACGCCCGCGAGAGTCCGGAAGCGGCGGGTCATGTGCGGCGGTTGGACGCCCACGGACTTTACTCCCCTCATTTCGTCGCCGCTCGTCCGGCGAGCGGACGCCGTCCACCGAGAGCCGGAAGCGTGCGACCGATCCGCACCGATGAACGCCGTCCCGACACCGTTCCCGGCCGCGGAACGCGTTCCCGAGCGGACAGGCCGCTTTCACGGTCGCTCGACGGTAGCGATCACCGTCTCACGACTTCGACGAACGACGTTCTTCCGGTCGTCATTTGGCCCAACGCGAAAGTTTTTGCCGGTCCCGTCCGCGGATCGGATATGGGACTCGACGAGGACGCACTGGAGTATCATCGCACAGAGCCGCCCGGGAAACTGGAGATCGCGACGACCAAGCCGACGAACACCCAGCGGGACCTGCAGCTGGCGTACTCGCCGGGTGTCGCCGCGCCGTGTCTGGCGATCGACGAGAACTCGGCCGACGCCTACGAGTACACGGCGAAGGGCAACATGGTCGGGGTCGTCTCCAACGGGACGGCCGTCCTGGGACTGGGCGACATCGGCGCACAGGCATCCAAGCCCGTCATGGAGGGCAAGGGCGTGCTGTTCAAACGGTTCGCCGACATCGACGTGTTCGACGTGGAGATGGACGAACACGACACGCAGGCGTTCATCGACGCCGTCGCGGCGATGGAGCCGACCTTCGGCGGGATCAACTTAGAGGACATCAGCGCCCCGGAGTGTTTCGTCATGGAGGAGCAGCTCCGCGAGCGGATGGACATCCCCGTCTTCCACGACGACCAGCACGGCACTGCCATCATTTCCGGCGCCGCGCTGATCAACGCCGCCGAGATATCGGGCAAGAGCCTCGAAGACATGCGGATCGTCTTCTCGGGCGCCGGCGCCAGCGCCATCGCGACCGCCCGCTTCTACGTCTCGCTGGGCGCGAAGAAGGAGAACATCCTGATGTGTGACTCCTCGGGCATCATCACCGAGGAGCGCGCCGAGGCCGGCGACCTCAACGAGTACAAACGGCAGTTCGCCCGCGACGTGCCCGAGGGCGACCTGGCCGACGCGATGGACGACGCCGACGTGTTCGTCGGCCTGTCGATCGGCGGCATCGTCTCCCAGGAGATGGTCCGGTCGATGAACGAGAACCCGGTCATCTTCGCGATGGCCAACCCCGACCCCGAGATCACCTACGAGGACGCCAAGGACGCCCGCGACGACACCGTCATCATGGGCACCGGCCGCTCCGATTACCCCAACCAGGTCAACAACGTGCTCGGGTTCCCCTTCATCTTCCGCGGCGCGCTCGACGTGCGCGCGACGGACATCAACGAGGACATGAAGCGGGCCGCCGCCGAGGCGCTGGCGGAACTCGCTCGCAAGGACGTGCCCGACGAGGTCGTCAAGGCCTACGGCGACCAGCCGCTGCAGTTCGGCCCGGAGTACATCATCCCCAAGCCCGTCGACCCGCGGGTGCTGTTCGAGGTCGCGCCCGCCGTCGCCGAGGCCGCGATGGAGAGCGGCGCCGCCCGGACCGAGCTCGACACCGACGAGTACGTCGAACGGCTCGAAGCGCGGCTGGGCAAGTCCCGCGAGATGATGCGGGTCGTCCTCAACAAGGCCCAGAGCGACCCCAAGCGGCTCGCGCTGGCCGAGGGCGCCAACGAGAAGATGATCCGCGCCGCGTTCCAGCTGCAGGAACAGGGCATCGCCGAGCCCGTCCTCATCGGCGAGCGCGACGAGATCGAGGCCACCCGTGACGACCTCGGCCTGGAGTTCGAACCGGAGGTCGTCGACCCCGAGAACGGCGACTACGAGGAGTACGCCGAACGGCTCCACGAGCTCCGCCAGCGCAAGGGGATCACCCGCAGCGAGGCCTCCGAACTCGTCGAGAACGACACCAACTACCTCGCCAGCGTGATGGTCGAACAGGACGACGCCGACGCGATGCTGACAGGCCTGACCCACCACTACCCCTCGGCGCTGCGCCCGCCCCTGGAGGTCATCGGCACCGCACCGGACGCCGACTACGCGGCCGGCGTCTACATGCTGACGTTCAAGAATCAGGTCGTCTTCTGCGCGGACACGACGGTCAATCTGGACCCCGACTCCGACGTGCTCTCGGAGGTCACGAAACACACCGCGAGCCTCGCCCGGGACTTCAACATCGAGCCCCGCGCCGCCCTGCTGTCCTATTCGAACTTCGGCAGCGTCGAGAACGAGGGCACCGCGAAGCTCCGCGGCGCCGTGAGCGACCTCCACGACGACCCCGAGGTCGACTTCCCGGTCGACGGCGAGATGCAGGCCGACACCGCCGTCGTCGAGGACATCCTCAACGGCACCTACGACTTCGCCGACCTGGAGGACCCGGCGAACGTCCTCGTGTTCCCGAACCTCGAAGCCGGCAACATCGGCTACAAGCTGCTCCAGCGTCTGGGCGGCGCCGACGCCATCGGCCCGATGCTGGTCGGCATGGACAAACCCGTCCACGTCCTCCAGCGCGGCGACGAGGTCAAAGACATCGTGAATCTGGGCGCCGCTGCCGTCGTCGACGCCCAACAGCAGGAAGACGAGGAGTAGCGTAGCGTCCGGCGAGCGGAGAGCCGGGCCGCGATTCGTTCACGTCACAAGACATTTACTGCGCGTCCGCGTCTGTTCGGACAGGAGATGGAGAAGACCGTCGACGTTTCGGGCTGGCCGATGCGCGCGCTCCGGTACGCGCTGACCGGGTGCTACGCGTTCGGGACGCTGTTCGTCCTGTCGTTTTTCCTCTCGAGCGGCCTCACCGCGCTCGACGTGGCGATCCCGTACCGCGACGGACCGGTCTGGCCAGCGGCGTTCGCCGTGTTCTGGGCCGTCCTGACGGTCGAATGTGTCCGGCTCTTCGAGCGGGCGGACGGCGACTGGTGGGGCCCGATCCCCCGCGAGCAGTACCTCGGACGGTTCGCCGAAGCCGGCGGGCTCGCTCGGTACAGCTGGGAGAAAGCGATCGACGAGCTGCCCGAGGGTGAGGGAACCGACGGTGAGGACACGGGCCGCGAGCGGTGATCAGTCGCTCGCGCTGCCGCGGTCGGCCCGAGAGGGCGGCGGGTAGCGGTCGTCGCCGGCGGTCGCGGGTTCGTCGGGCAGCAGACAGCGGTCGGGTTCGCCGTTGACGTGGGCGTACTCGTCGGGGGCGTTGGCGAGCGGATGGGCCGGGTTGTACCCGCTGTCGATGCGGGCGGCGCGGATCTCCGCGAAGTCGCGCAGACGGGAGCTGATGCCCCGCCAGTGGAGGCCGATGGCGGGCGGGTGGGTCACCGAGTGTGTCGGCTCCAGTTCGGGGTCGCGGTCGGTCAGCACCGCGGCGTTGACGTTCTCGGCGAGGACGTCGTGGTCGATGAGGACGCCGACGCTCGCGTCCGCGGGCGAGCGGGCGGCGAGCACGTCGAGGCCGAGGTGCAGCGCCCGGTACTCGGCGACGTTGTTGTCGGGGGCGCGGTTGGGGACGGACAGCCGCGCGACGCGCTCGCCGTCGCGGGTCTCGATGACGACGCCCAGTCCGCCGGTGAACTCGCGGGCGTCCCCGCCGGGCGCGGTGCCGCCGTGCTCCCGGTAGGAGCCGTCGGTGGCGAGGTAGAAGTCCCGGTGGTGCGTACGAGGCGGGTGGGCGATGTGCGGCGTCGGTGCCTCGTCGAACAGGTCGCGAAGGGTCGGCCGGCCGTATGCGGCCATACGACCCTTTGGTGACACGGTAATTTAAACGTACGGGGGATTCGGGGGGCGGTGTTCAGATAAGGATGAAGAGTGAGGCGGTACGTTTTCAAAGTGATCTATGCCCGAAAACGACCGCCTCGGTGGATGTTTGGACGAGATTGACTTAGCGTTTGTTGAACGCGAGGCGACACCGAAGCTGCTGATGAAGCTCAGTATTCAGCTGCATCTTGCTGGACTTTCGCTTTCGAATACTGTTTCGTTTCTAGAGGTATTCGGTGTCAATCGTGCTCGTTCGACCGTTCACAACTGGGTTCACAAGGCCGATCTACAGCCGGAGGCTGGTCGGTCACCGGATCACGTTGCGGTTGACGAAACCGTGATCCGGATCGACGGCGAGCAGTACTGGCTGTACGCCGCCGTCGATCCCGATTCGAACGAATTACTCCACACGAAGCTTGAACCGACGAGAACGAACGCTCTCGCCGAGATGTTCTTCGGTGAACTCCGCGAGAAACACGATGTCGACGATGCCGTGTTTCTCGTCGACGGCGCCACTCCGCTGAAAGAAGCCTGCGACCGACACGGCCTCGATTTCAGATACGAACGCCATGGAAATCGCAACAGCGTCGAACGTGTCTTTCGCGAGGTAAAACGCCGAACTAATTCGTTCTCAAACTGTTTCAGTCATGTCGATCCAGCAACCGCCGATGACTGGCTTAGCTCTTTCGCGTTCGCATGGAATCGGCTTATCTGAACACTGCCGTACAGGGTGCCGAGTTATACACTGGCCAGTCTGTATGCGGTCGCTGGGTGATCCATCGAAAGACGGCTCGACGAGGTACTGGTGTCGAAATTCTACCACAAATTGAACCCAGCACTGCCAAGAGCCCCAATTCATTCGGTATACAGCAAGCAAATTTCGGCCGCCCAGTGTGGTACTTGTCCTGGCCTCGCGTGAATCGATTTGATGACCCCTATTGGTATTTTGGGACTCTTTTTGTATGTACTGGTCATATTAGGATCAATGGAAGACGGTACGACCCCCGGAGAGGATGATACACACGGGGCTGACTGGTATCGAACGCTCGTTGAAGAAGTGAACGATCTTGCAACAGTCGTCGATACCGACGGGACGATAACCTACGTCAGTCCAGCCGTCACACGTATTCTTGGCTACGAACCTGACGAGTTGATTGGCCACGAGGGATACGAATTCGTCCATCCCGACGACCAAGAGCGAAACGCCGCGGCGGTCGAGACCGTTCTATCGAACCCGTCTGAACCTCAGACTGTCGAAGTCCGGTTCCAGCATGCTGACGGATCGTGGCGCTGGATCGAAGCCACGCTGCGGAATCGACTTGACGACGGCCTCATCAATGGGATTCTCCTTAGCAGTCGAGACATCACTCAGCGAAAAGAGTACGAGATCGAAGTTCGGGAACTCGCCGAAGAGTACGAAGCCCTTTTGAACAACGTGGAGGACGCGATCTTTCTCGTCGATGTCATAGAGACCGGTGATGATGTGAGATTCGAATTCGAACGGCTCAGCCCGTCCTACGAGCGACAAACCAGTCTCACGACCGAAGAAGTGCAGGGCCGGACGCCACGAGACGTATTCGGAGACGAATCGGGGGCCGACCTCGAAGCAAACTACCACCGCTGTGTCAACGCTGGTGAGCCAATTTCGTACGAAGAGAAGCTACGGGTCAACGAGGAGGCGGTTTTCTGGCAGACTAAGCTTGCGCCGGTCGTCACCGATAATGAGATAACCCGCCTCATCGGGGTCACTCGGAATGTGACCGATCGTGTCGAACGGGAGCGACAGTTACGTCAGAAGAACGAGCGGCTCGACGAGTTTGCAAGTGTTATTTCGCACGACCTACGTAACCCGCTCAACGTCGCACAGGGTCGTGCGGCGCTCCTTGCCGAGCAAGCAGAAAGTGAACATATCGACCCAATCTTGCGATCGCTCGATCGGATGGAAGCAATCGTTGAGGACACGTTGACGCTCGCTCGCCAAGGCGAGGCGATTGACGAGACGGAGTCAATTGAGTTGACTGATCTCGTCGGGAAGTGCTGGGCGACAGTAGACACGGAAAACGCGAACATCGAAATCGTTGACGAGATGACTTTCCAAGGCGACCCCGACCGGTTACAGCACGTGTTCGAGAACCTGTTCCGGAACGCTGTCGAACACGGTGGGTCTGAGGTGACCGTTCGTGTCGGATGTTACGGCGAACAGGGGATCTACGTCGAAGATGATGGGCCAGGAATTCCAGCAGACAAGCGGC
The window above is part of the Halosimplex rubrum genome. Proteins encoded here:
- a CDS encoding NADP-dependent malic enzyme, which produces MGLDEDALEYHRTEPPGKLEIATTKPTNTQRDLQLAYSPGVAAPCLAIDENSADAYEYTAKGNMVGVVSNGTAVLGLGDIGAQASKPVMEGKGVLFKRFADIDVFDVEMDEHDTQAFIDAVAAMEPTFGGINLEDISAPECFVMEEQLRERMDIPVFHDDQHGTAIISGAALINAAEISGKSLEDMRIVFSGAGASAIATARFYVSLGAKKENILMCDSSGIITEERAEAGDLNEYKRQFARDVPEGDLADAMDDADVFVGLSIGGIVSQEMVRSMNENPVIFAMANPDPEITYEDAKDARDDTVIMGTGRSDYPNQVNNVLGFPFIFRGALDVRATDINEDMKRAAAEALAELARKDVPDEVVKAYGDQPLQFGPEYIIPKPVDPRVLFEVAPAVAEAAMESGAARTELDTDEYVERLEARLGKSREMMRVVLNKAQSDPKRLALAEGANEKMIRAAFQLQEQGIAEPVLIGERDEIEATRDDLGLEFEPEVVDPENGDYEEYAERLHELRQRKGITRSEASELVENDTNYLASVMVEQDDADAMLTGLTHHYPSALRPPLEVIGTAPDADYAAGVYMLTFKNQVVFCADTTVNLDPDSDVLSEVTKHTASLARDFNIEPRAALLSYSNFGSVENEGTAKLRGAVSDLHDDPEVDFPVDGEMQADTAVVEDILNGTYDFADLEDPANVLVFPNLEAGNIGYKLLQRLGGADAIGPMLVGMDKPVHVLQRGDEVKDIVNLGAAAVVDAQQQEDEE
- a CDS encoding ribonuclease H family protein produces the protein MAAYGRPTLRDLFDEAPTPHIAHPPRTHHRDFYLATDGSYREHGGTAPGGDAREFTGGLGVVIETRDGERVARLSVPNRAPDNNVAEYRALHLGLDVLAARSPADASVGVLIDHDVLAENVNAAVLTDRDPELEPTHSVTHPPAIGLHWRGISSRLRDFAEIRAARIDSGYNPAHPLANAPDEYAHVNGEPDRCLLPDEPATAGDDRYPPPSRADRGSASD
- a CDS encoding IS6 family transposase gives rise to the protein MPENDRLGGCLDEIDLAFVEREATPKLLMKLSIQLHLAGLSLSNTVSFLEVFGVNRARSTVHNWVHKADLQPEAGRSPDHVAVDETVIRIDGEQYWLYAAVDPDSNELLHTKLEPTRTNALAEMFFGELREKHDVDDAVFLVDGATPLKEACDRHGLDFRYERHGNRNSVERVFREVKRRTNSFSNCFSHVDPATADDWLSSFAFAWNRLI
- a CDS encoding PAS domain S-box protein, giving the protein MEDGTTPGEDDTHGADWYRTLVEEVNDLATVVDTDGTITYVSPAVTRILGYEPDELIGHEGYEFVHPDDQERNAAAVETVLSNPSEPQTVEVRFQHADGSWRWIEATLRNRLDDGLINGILLSSRDITQRKEYEIEVRELAEEYEALLNNVEDAIFLVDVIETGDDVRFEFERLSPSYERQTSLTTEEVQGRTPRDVFGDESGADLEANYHRCVNAGEPISYEEKLRVNEEAVFWQTKLAPVVTDNEITRLIGVTRNVTDRVERERQLRQKNERLDEFASVISHDLRNPLNVAQGRAALLAEQAESEHIDPILRSLDRMEAIVEDTLTLARQGEAIDETESIELTDLVGKCWATVDTENANIEIVDEMTFQGDPDRLQHVFENLFRNAVEHGGSEVTVRVGCYGEQGIYVEDDGPGIPADKRQEVLEPGHSSASGGTGFGLTIVKRIVEAHGWELSVAEGTDGGARFEFEIAE